One genomic region from Nocardia vinacea encodes:
- a CDS encoding low temperature requirement protein A, with protein sequence MTSSTTEPNVDGGQVRVSTLELFFDLVFVFTITQLTHVFTHHPGWEALAQVVVLFGVIWWMYSGYVWLTNEVAPSNSQRRTLLLIGMFGFFVLALAIPDAFHGTGLAFGLGYVLVNTVHTALFWVSGGTSASQAIKRIAPLNALAAALVLAGGFVHGWWQYLCWGLAFAVQVLSPYLVDTRDFVVRASHFCERNGLVIIVAIGESVVAIGLGLAGEKLTVPLTATVALGLCLAYVLWWAYFGIDDERGEHALAAVPERERSRPAVLAYGYALYPLLIGITVAAAGINMTIAHGNEPASIAAASALSGGVALYFFGQYCFRLALGLPRPWSRLLAAAAVAATIPIGIAWAAWAQLAVLVAVGYAAVIIDDLVTLRSGQHSRYV encoded by the coding sequence GTGACCAGCTCGACCACGGAACCGAACGTGGACGGAGGACAGGTTCGGGTTTCCACCCTGGAGCTGTTCTTCGATCTCGTCTTCGTCTTCACCATCACCCAGCTGACCCACGTCTTCACCCACCATCCCGGCTGGGAGGCGCTGGCGCAGGTGGTGGTGCTGTTCGGGGTCATCTGGTGGATGTACAGCGGCTACGTCTGGCTCACCAACGAAGTGGCGCCGAGCAATTCGCAGCGCCGCACGCTGCTGTTGATCGGCATGTTCGGCTTCTTCGTGCTGGCGTTGGCAATCCCGGACGCGTTCCACGGCACGGGTCTCGCCTTCGGTCTCGGCTACGTCCTGGTCAACACCGTGCACACGGCGTTGTTCTGGGTCAGCGGCGGCACCTCGGCGAGCCAGGCGATCAAACGCATCGCGCCACTGAACGCGCTCGCGGCGGCGCTCGTGCTCGCGGGCGGCTTCGTGCACGGCTGGTGGCAGTACCTGTGCTGGGGGCTGGCATTCGCGGTGCAGGTACTGAGTCCGTACCTGGTCGACACCCGCGATTTCGTGGTGCGGGCCAGCCATTTCTGCGAGCGCAACGGGCTGGTAATCATCGTCGCCATCGGTGAATCGGTGGTCGCGATCGGTCTGGGGCTGGCGGGGGAGAAGCTGACCGTGCCGCTGACCGCCACCGTCGCACTCGGCCTCTGCCTGGCCTATGTGCTGTGGTGGGCCTATTTCGGGATCGACGACGAGCGCGGCGAGCACGCGCTTGCCGCGGTCCCCGAGCGGGAACGCTCGCGTCCTGCGGTGCTCGCCTACGGCTATGCGCTCTACCCACTGCTGATCGGCATTACCGTCGCCGCCGCAGGCATCAATATGACCATCGCGCACGGCAATGAACCCGCCTCCATCGCCGCTGCCTCCGCGCTCTCCGGCGGCGTCGCGCTGTACTTCTTCGGCCAATACTGTTTCCGGCTCGCCCTCGGCTTGCCGCGCCCGTGGTCGCGACTGCTCGCCGCCGCGGCGGTGGCCGCGACCATCCCGATCGGTATCGCATGGGCCGCCTGGGCACAGCTCGCGGTGCTGGTCGCGGTCGGCTATGCCGCGGTGATCATTGATGACCTCGTCACGCTGCGCTCGGGCCAGCACAGTCGCTACGTCTGA
- a CDS encoding DNA-3-methyladenine glycosylase codes for MRNEELAVEPPAAARRLLGSTLWSGPVGVRIVEVEAYGGDPAGPWPDPASHSGRGRTKRNAVMFGPAGVLYVYLSYGMHMCVNVTSGPDGTASAVLIRSGEVIAGSDAVRERRPAARTDTDLARGPGNLGSALGITLSDYGTPLFDPASPIRLELNGAIDPAEISNGPRVGVSSAADVPWRFWIASPAVSVYRRSPRAPIEAV; via the coding sequence GTGCGTAATGAGGAACTCGCCGTCGAGCCACCTGCCGCGGCTCGCAGACTGCTCGGCTCGACGCTGTGGTCTGGGCCGGTCGGCGTGCGAATCGTCGAGGTAGAGGCATATGGCGGCGATCCGGCCGGACCGTGGCCGGATCCGGCATCGCATTCCGGACGTGGGCGGACCAAGCGCAATGCGGTGATGTTCGGGCCCGCCGGAGTGCTGTACGTCTACCTCAGCTACGGCATGCATATGTGCGTGAACGTGACCAGCGGTCCGGACGGCACCGCGAGTGCGGTACTCATCCGGTCGGGCGAGGTGATCGCCGGGTCGGACGCGGTCAGGGAGCGACGACCCGCGGCCCGCACCGACACCGATCTGGCAAGGGGCCCTGGGAATCTCGGCAGTGCGCTCGGAATAACGCTGAGCGACTACGGAACTCCACTCTTCGACCCTGCCTCGCCGATCCGGTTGGAGCTGAACGGCGCGATCGACCCTGCCGAGATTTCCAACGGACCGCGCGTCGGGGTCAGCAGTGCCGCTGATGTGCCGTGGCGATTCTGGATCGCATCGCCGGCGGTCTCGGTCTACCGGCGCAGCCCGCGTGCCCCGATCGAAGCGGTATAA
- a CDS encoding DoxX family protein, giving the protein MTAIAPAAPITTNTATVAHRPGKKMTIALWTVQVLLALFFIIASAAPKLLGAQAAVESFDTIGWGQWFRYFTGLVELAGGIGLLVPRLTGPAAVGLTVTMVCAALTQVLLLGAPALAPFPLVLGVVFVWIAWQRRDSIIAMRELLAR; this is encoded by the coding sequence ATGACCGCCATCGCCCCCGCCGCCCCGATCACCACCAATACCGCCACTGTCGCCCACCGCCCCGGCAAGAAGATGACTATCGCACTCTGGACCGTGCAGGTCCTGCTCGCGTTGTTCTTCATCATCGCCTCCGCCGCCCCGAAGCTGCTCGGCGCGCAAGCGGCGGTCGAATCCTTCGACACGATCGGCTGGGGTCAGTGGTTCCGCTACTTCACCGGCCTCGTCGAACTCGCCGGCGGCATCGGCCTGCTGGTGCCCCGCCTGACCGGCCCCGCGGCCGTCGGCCTGACCGTCACCATGGTCTGCGCCGCCCTGACCCAGGTGCTCCTGCTCGGCGCGCCCGCTCTGGCGCCCTTCCCGCTGGTGCTCGGCGTGGTGTTCGTCTGGATCGCCTGGCAGCGTCGCGACAGCATCATCGCGATGCGGGAGCTGCTGGCTCGCTGA
- the tyrS gene encoding tyrosine--tRNA ligase: protein MTGDIIDELTWRGLLAQSTDLDALRAATAAGPLTLYAGFDPTAASLHAGHLVPLLALRRFQRAGHRPIVLAGGATGLIGDPRDVGERTMNSTDTVAEWAGRIRSQLERFVALDDSPTGAIIVNNMEWTGQLSTVDFLRDIGKHFSVNVMLARDTIKRRLDGEGISYTEFSYMLLQANDYLQLRRNFGCTLQVGGSDQWGNIIAGVELNRRVDGASVHALTLPLVTSADGKKFGKSTGGGSLWLDPEMTSPYAWYQYFVNTADADVVRYLRWFTFLSREELAELELATAERPHAREAQRKLAEEMTNLVHGEANTRAVQLASQALFGRADLRELDEPTLSAALREAAVDGTVAEVGVGEPSTIVDLLVATGLSESRGAARRAVNEGGASVNNERISDLEWTPADADYLHGRWLVLRRGKRNFAGVLRAGA from the coding sequence GTGACCGGCGACATCATCGACGAACTGACCTGGCGCGGACTGCTCGCGCAGTCCACCGACCTGGATGCCCTGCGCGCGGCGACAGCCGCCGGGCCGCTGACCCTCTATGCCGGTTTCGATCCCACCGCGGCCAGCTTGCACGCCGGACATTTGGTCCCGCTGCTGGCGCTGCGGCGGTTCCAGCGCGCGGGCCATCGCCCGATCGTGCTGGCCGGCGGTGCCACCGGACTCATCGGCGATCCGCGCGACGTGGGCGAGCGCACCATGAATTCGACCGATACCGTCGCGGAATGGGCGGGTCGTATCCGCTCGCAGCTCGAGCGTTTCGTCGCCCTCGACGACTCGCCCACCGGCGCGATCATCGTCAACAACATGGAATGGACCGGCCAGCTGTCGACTGTCGATTTCCTGCGCGATATCGGCAAGCACTTCTCGGTCAACGTCATGCTGGCCCGTGACACCATCAAGCGCCGACTGGACGGCGAGGGCATCTCCTACACCGAATTCAGCTACATGCTGCTGCAGGCAAACGACTACCTGCAGTTGCGCCGCAACTTCGGCTGCACACTGCAGGTCGGTGGTTCGGATCAGTGGGGCAACATCATCGCGGGAGTCGAGCTGAACCGGCGTGTCGACGGTGCGTCGGTGCACGCGTTGACCCTTCCGCTGGTTACCTCGGCCGACGGTAAGAAGTTCGGCAAGTCGACCGGGGGCGGCAGTCTGTGGCTCGATCCGGAAATGACCAGCCCGTACGCCTGGTACCAGTACTTCGTGAATACTGCCGACGCCGATGTCGTGCGGTACCTGCGCTGGTTCACCTTCCTGTCTCGGGAGGAGCTGGCCGAGCTGGAGTTGGCCACCGCCGAGCGTCCACACGCACGCGAAGCGCAGCGCAAGCTGGCCGAGGAAATGACGAACCTGGTGCACGGCGAGGCGAATACCCGGGCCGTGCAGTTGGCGAGTCAGGCCTTGTTCGGACGCGCGGATCTGCGTGAACTCGATGAGCCGACGCTGTCGGCAGCCCTGCGCGAAGCCGCGGTCGACGGCACGGTCGCCGAGGTCGGTGTCGGTGAACCGAGCACGATCGTTGATCTGCTGGTCGCCACCGGACTGTCGGAGAGCCGCGGCGCCGCACGGCGCGCGGTGAACGAAGGCGGGGCGTCGGTGAACAACGAGCGGATCTCGGATCTGGAATGGACGCCCGCCGATGCCGACTACCTGCACGGTCGGTGGTTGGTGCTGCGCCGCGGTAAGCGCAACTTCGCGGGCGTACTGCGGGCTGGCGCATAA